In the Paramormyrops kingsleyae isolate MSU_618 chromosome 6, PKINGS_0.4, whole genome shotgun sequence genome, one interval contains:
- the LOC140591837 gene encoding zinc finger protein basonuclin-2-like codes for MLEQPGHRPRESSLPNLSDPNESSESEVSLSPFRYGQSPGLGGTGVTVAIEPKPEPASVTTISPTPTSQQPQQQQAPMQQQPAGLSEQHAFVKSEQAKSIVTSSFSSKMHRMRRMGSISRKGRVCCNACGKTFYDKGTQRIHYNAVHLKIKHRCTIEGCNMVFSSLRSLNRHSANPNPRLHMPMLRNNRDKDLIRSSVGSGTSVISSTKSSLTLTSPGRPPLGFTTPPLEPMLQSPLQSSLIFPSLKSVQPVQPIPPFYCALLSPGDLVSSPVSLPTSSILPPASNNMSLMEQQASASGSHNPLVAEAGLVSHKLPGTGIQEHFVDPTPKKKPRKSSMPVKIEKEVISVADVFDDKEEEEEEDEEGVRVLNGMTSTQGCHHPHSHLYNNSNHSGGSSQASPSRDEVSPGLTLRSILQLEQDEARTTSKRWRGPAKGRVAQTGQTG; via the coding sequence ATGCTGGAGCAGCCAGGTCACAGGCCACGGGAGTCCAGTCTGCCAAACCTGAGTGACCCCAACGAGAGCAGTGAGTCGGAGGTGTCTCTCTCACCGTTCCGCTATGGGCAAAGCCCAGGCCTGGGGGGCACCGGTGTCACTGTGGCGATCGAGCCTAAGCCTGAGCCTGCTAGCGTAACAACCATCTCCCCgacccccacctcccagcagcctcaacagcagCAAGCACCAATGCAGCAGCAGCCGGCTGGACTGAGTGAGCAACATGCATTTGTTAAGAGTGAGCAAGCCAAGAGCATCGTTACCTCGTCCTTCTCCTCCAAGATGCATCGCATGCGGCGCATGGGTTCTATCTCACGCAAGGGCCGAGTGTGCTGCAACGCATGCGGCAAGACCTTCTATGACAAGGGCACCCAGAGGATCCACTACAATGCTGTGCACCTGAAGATCAAGCACCGCTGCACTATCGAGGGCTGCAACATGGTGTTCAGCTCCCTGCGCAGCCTCAACCGGCACAGcgccaaccctaacccccgacTACACATGCCCATGCTGCGGAACAACCGTGACAAGGACCTCATCCGCTCCAGCGTTGGCTCTGGCACATCTGTCATCTCCAGCACCAAAAGCAGTTTGACTCTGACCAGCCCGGGACGGCCACCTCTTGGCTTCACTACCCCACCGCTCGAGCCCATGCTGCAGTCTCCCCTGCAAAGTTCTCTGATCTTCCCATCCTTGAAATCAGTCCAGCCAGTACAACCGATACCCCCATTCTATTGTGCGCTGTTGTCCCCTGGGGATCTTGTCAGTTCACCGGTCTCCCTGCCCACCAGCTCCATACTCCCTCCGGCCTCTAACAACATGTCTCTCATGGAGCAGCAGGCCTCGGCCTCTGGCTCCCACAATCCTCTAGTGGCCGAGGCAGGGCTTGTCAGCCACAAGCTGCCTGGTACTGGCATCCAGGAACATTTTGTTGACCCCACACCCAAGAAGAAGCCCCGCAAATCCAGCATGCCAGTGAAAATTGAGAAGGAGGTCATCAGCGTGGCTGATGTGTTCGAcgacaaagaggaggaggaggaggaggatgaggaaggggTCAGGGTCCTGAATGGAATGACTAGCACCCAGGGATGCCACCATCCACATTCCCACCTTTACAACAACAGCAACCACAGTGGGGGCAGCAGCCAAGCATCTCCCAGCCGGGATGAGGTGAGCCCTGGGCTGACACTGAGGAGCATtctccagctggagcaggatgAAGCTCGGACTACCAGCAAGAGGTGGAGGGGGCCAGCGAAGGGGAGGGTGGCTCAAACAGGGCAGACTGGGTGA